The following proteins come from a genomic window of Novosphingobium aromaticivorans DSM 12444:
- a CDS encoding phospholipase D-like domain-containing protein: MTQGAETIPSADETMQGDGESPSVWRYVMATRAHAVIDADDYFSLMREAMMRARQRILLIGWDFDTRIIIGSGRRWWNLPRRRISPARLGPFVVWLANRRKKLDIRVLKWNFGALKAFFRGSMMLDLLRWWRHPRIVFKLDSAHPLGCSHHQKIAVIDDRFAVCGGIDMAGDRWDTRQHLDDDKRRRRPGGKLYGPWHDCTMLVEGEAARLLGDFGRTRWEQAGGKPMQACEPQEETPWPARIEAEFRDVEIGIARTRSQYANAGEVREVEALFLEHIARAKHFVYFENQYFSSRRIAEAIALRMQEENPPEVILINPESSDGWLEQTAMDGARTRLVHAIEEVDRKGRFSVWHPFTAGGKPIYVHSKLTIVDDEVLRIGSANLNNRSMGLDSECDVFIDSARPANGHCGAAIRRLRISLLAEHCGIAPEKVAELLEEHGGMAAMIAAAPQDGKRLKAFVPRELSDAEKALADNEVLDPERPEEMLSFYRRGLFKSRILRRPMR, translated from the coding sequence GTGACGCAGGGCGCCGAAACGATCCCGTCCGCCGACGAAACGATGCAGGGCGATGGCGAATCGCCTTCGGTATGGCGCTATGTAATGGCCACGCGGGCCCACGCCGTGATTGACGCGGACGACTACTTTTCGCTGATGCGCGAAGCGATGATGCGTGCGCGCCAGCGGATACTTTTGATCGGTTGGGATTTCGACACGCGGATCATCATTGGCAGCGGTCGGCGTTGGTGGAACCTTCCACGCCGGAGGATATCTCCGGCAAGGCTCGGGCCGTTTGTCGTGTGGCTGGCCAACCGGCGCAAGAAGCTCGACATCAGGGTGCTGAAATGGAACTTCGGCGCTCTCAAGGCCTTCTTTCGCGGGTCGATGATGCTGGACCTGCTGCGCTGGTGGCGCCACCCCAGAATTGTCTTCAAGCTCGACAGCGCGCACCCGCTGGGGTGCAGCCACCACCAGAAGATCGCGGTCATCGACGATCGTTTCGCGGTGTGCGGCGGCATAGACATGGCCGGGGACCGCTGGGATACGCGCCAGCACCTTGATGACGACAAGCGGCGGCGACGGCCCGGCGGCAAGCTCTATGGGCCGTGGCACGATTGCACCATGCTGGTCGAAGGCGAGGCGGCGCGGTTGCTGGGCGATTTTGGCCGGACGCGATGGGAGCAGGCGGGGGGCAAGCCGATGCAGGCATGCGAGCCGCAGGAGGAAACGCCCTGGCCTGCCCGCATCGAGGCCGAGTTCCGCGATGTCGAGATCGGCATTGCCCGGACGCGGTCGCAATATGCCAATGCCGGTGAAGTGCGCGAGGTGGAGGCGCTGTTCCTCGAGCATATCGCGCGCGCCAAGCATTTCGTCTACTTCGAGAACCAGTATTTCTCGTCTCGCCGCATTGCCGAGGCGATCGCGCTGCGCATGCAGGAGGAAAATCCGCCCGAGGTCATCCTGATAAACCCCGAGTCGTCGGATGGCTGGCTGGAGCAGACCGCGATGGACGGTGCGCGCACCCGGCTCGTGCACGCCATCGAGGAGGTGGACCGCAAGGGACGGTTCTCGGTCTGGCATCCGTTCACCGCAGGCGGCAAGCCGATCTATGTCCACTCGAAGCTGACCATCGTCGACGACGAAGTGCTGCGGATCGGCTCGGCCAATCTCAACAACCGGTCGATGGGGCTGGACAGTGAATGCGACGTGTTCATCGACAGCGCGCGTCCGGCCAACGGGCATTGCGGCGCGGCGATCCGGCGGCTGCGCATTTCGCTGCTGGCGGAGCATTGCGGTATCGCGCCTGAAAAGGTAGCGGAACTTCTTGAGGAGCACGGCGGGATGGCGGCGATGATCGCTGCGGCCCCGCAGGACGGCAAGCGGCTGAAGGCCTTCGTTCCGCGCGAGCTGAGCGATGCGGAGAAGGCGCTTGCCGACAACGAGGTGCTCGATCCCGAGCGGCCGGAGGAGATGCTGTCCTTCTACCGCCGGGGCCTGTTCAAGAGCCGCATCCTGCGGCGGCCGATGCGCTGA
- a CDS encoding class I SAM-dependent methyltransferase translates to MPFSAELLASVRSGLRAVPPLHKAVRSIRDLADPDRRAMRRMLRRHAGHVLQPYPTTFEDRYPEVFTALSALLWDVPEPAILSFGCSDGSEVRSLRRWFPRARIIGLDPNPRMIREARAHLALNPDRGISYIEANSTDALGDMQFDAILAMAVFRHGRLETEAPDRCDEVLPFAQFDKEVTAMHRHLRPGGWLSVWNGHFRFRDTTIAPHYQARTLTFTREVPLTLLYGRDNRRIDDEPYAEVLFRKREVSAGQE, encoded by the coding sequence ATGCCGTTTTCCGCTGAACTCCTTGCGTCGGTACGCTCCGGCCTTCGTGCGGTTCCACCGCTCCACAAGGCCGTCCGGTCGATCAGGGATCTTGCCGATCCGGACCGCCGGGCAATGCGCCGGATGCTCCGCCGTCACGCGGGGCACGTCCTGCAACCCTACCCCACCACCTTCGAAGACCGTTACCCGGAAGTGTTCACGGCGCTCAGCGCGCTCCTGTGGGACGTTCCGGAACCTGCGATCCTTTCGTTCGGCTGTTCCGACGGAAGCGAGGTCCGCAGCCTTCGCCGCTGGTTTCCACGGGCACGCATCATCGGTCTGGACCCCAATCCCCGGATGATCCGCGAGGCGCGTGCACATCTCGCGCTCAACCCCGATCGCGGCATCTCCTACATCGAGGCCAATTCGACCGACGCCCTGGGCGACATGCAGTTCGATGCCATTCTCGCTATGGCCGTGTTCCGCCACGGCCGGCTTGAAACCGAAGCGCCTGACCGGTGCGACGAAGTCCTGCCCTTTGCGCAGTTCGACAAGGAAGTGACGGCGATGCATCGCCATCTGCGGCCGGGCGGATGGCTCTCGGTCTGGAATGGCCACTTCCGCTTTCGCGACACGACCATTGCCCCCCACTATCAGGCCCGAACCCTGACCTTTACCCGCGAAGTGCCGCTCACCCTGCTGTACGGGCGCGACAACCGCAGGATCGATGACGAGCCCTATGCGGAAGTCCTGTTCCGCAAGCGCGAGGTCAGTGCTGGACAGGAATGA
- a CDS encoding FtsB family cell division protein encodes MQSRRALLPKDSLTQSLALVALLVLGAIGIAGPSGLLAWGENARLLDQRQHEIAQLTAERDRLKNRVALLDPRHADPDLVGELLRSNLNVAHPDELVIPVQH; translated from the coding sequence ATGCAATCGCGTCGTGCCCTTCTTCCCAAAGACAGCCTGACCCAGTCGTTGGCGCTTGTCGCGCTGCTGGTTCTGGGCGCGATCGGCATTGCCGGGCCAAGCGGCCTGCTCGCCTGGGGCGAGAATGCGCGCCTGCTGGATCAGCGGCAGCACGAGATCGCGCAGCTTACCGCCGAACGCGACCGGTTGAAGAACCGCGTGGCGCTGCTCGACCCGCGCCACGCCGACCCTGACCTTGTCGGGGAACTGCTGCGCAGCAACCTGAACGTCGCCCATCCGGACGAACTGGTCATTCCTGTCCAGCACTGA
- a CDS encoding DUF1178 family protein: MIVFDLQCGPMGHRFEGWFGSSTDFDDQCARGLVSCPTCGSPEVTKAVMAPNVGRKGNQLPAVPRGGAEVAPQAATNAPLPPEAVAMLKAVAAMQAEAIKSSTWVGENFADDARAMHYGEKDTVAIHGKATLDEARELVEEGIPVAPLLFPVVPPEETN; this comes from the coding sequence ATGATTGTCTTTGATCTGCAATGCGGGCCGATGGGGCACCGTTTCGAGGGGTGGTTCGGCTCTTCGACGGATTTCGACGACCAATGCGCGCGCGGACTGGTGTCGTGTCCGACTTGCGGATCGCCCGAAGTGACCAAGGCCGTGATGGCGCCGAACGTGGGGCGCAAGGGCAACCAGTTGCCGGCAGTTCCGCGTGGTGGAGCCGAGGTCGCGCCCCAGGCAGCGACGAACGCCCCGCTCCCGCCCGAAGCGGTCGCGATGCTCAAGGCGGTTGCGGCGATGCAGGCCGAGGCGATCAAGTCCTCGACCTGGGTCGGCGAGAATTTCGCCGACGATGCCCGCGCCATGCATTATGGCGAGAAGGACACCGTCGCGATCCACGGCAAGGCCACGCTGGACGAGGCGCGCGAGCTAGTCGAGGAAGGCATTCCCGTCGCACCGCTGCTTTTCCCGGTGGTGCCGCCCGAGGAAACCAACTGA
- a CDS encoding carbon-nitrogen hydrolase family protein, translating to MSSGAPRGPAKVALFQMTSGIDPLVNAAAIVDAATRAAEAGAAMLFTPEMCGLLDRERARATRHIVTEAENPVLASARKAARDLGIWIDLGSLAILRDDGKWANRGFVIDADGAVAARYDKIHMFDVDLATGETWRESAAYTPGEQVVTVETPVGMLGMAICYDVRFPALFEELGRRRCDAIRIPAAFTVPTGKAHWHLMQRARAVEASAWVIAAAQGGRHEDGRETFGHSLVVDPWGEVALDGGEGTSLGYAVIDPARTDEVRAQLPSLANKREIPRSAP from the coding sequence GTGAGCAGCGGCGCACCGCGGGGACCTGCCAAGGTCGCGCTGTTCCAGATGACCAGCGGCATCGATCCGCTGGTCAATGCCGCCGCCATCGTGGATGCCGCGACGCGCGCGGCCGAGGCCGGCGCGGCGATGCTGTTTACACCCGAGATGTGCGGCCTGCTCGACCGCGAGCGCGCACGGGCAACGCGTCATATCGTTACCGAAGCCGAGAATCCGGTTCTGGCTTCGGCCCGAAAGGCGGCGCGCGACCTTGGCATCTGGATAGACCTGGGTTCGCTGGCCATTCTGCGCGACGACGGCAAGTGGGCCAATCGCGGTTTCGTGATCGATGCCGACGGGGCGGTCGCCGCGCGCTATGACAAGATACACATGTTCGACGTCGACCTTGCGACTGGCGAGACATGGCGGGAGTCGGCGGCGTACACGCCCGGCGAGCAGGTCGTGACGGTCGAGACGCCGGTCGGCATGCTTGGCATGGCGATCTGCTATGACGTGCGTTTTCCCGCGCTGTTCGAAGAGCTTGGCCGGCGCAGGTGCGACGCCATCCGCATTCCCGCCGCATTCACCGTGCCGACCGGCAAGGCGCATTGGCACCTGATGCAGCGCGCGCGCGCGGTCGAGGCAAGCGCGTGGGTGATCGCGGCGGCCCAGGGCGGACGCCATGAGGACGGGCGCGAGACTTTCGGTCATTCGCTGGTGGTCGATCCGTGGGGCGAGGTGGCGCTCGATGGTGGAGAGGGCACGTCGCTGGGCTATGCCGTGATCGATCCTGCCCGAACGGACGAGGTCAGGGCACAGCTTCCCAGTCTTGCCAACAAGCGCGAAATCCCTAGATCGGCCCCATGA
- the grxC gene encoding glutaredoxin 3 — protein sequence MPKVEMYTKWGCPYCFRAKQLLDGKGVSYEEIDVTMGGPKKTEMLERAPGHTTVPSIFIDGLHVGGSDDLAALNAQGKLDMMLGL from the coding sequence ATGCCCAAGGTTGAAATGTACACCAAGTGGGGCTGCCCCTACTGCTTTCGCGCCAAGCAACTGCTGGACGGCAAGGGCGTATCCTACGAGGAAATCGACGTGACGATGGGCGGGCCGAAGAAGACCGAGATGCTCGAGCGCGCGCCAGGGCACACCACCGTTCCCTCGATCTTCATCGACGGCCTCCACGTGGGCGGTTCCGATGACCTCGCCGCGCTCAACGCGCAGGGCAAGCTGGACATGATGCTGGGCCTGTGA
- a CDS encoding Hsp20 family protein encodes MNRFDFTPYRRTTVGFDRLFDLLERQARANSGDNYPPFNIERSGDDAYRITLAVAGFKAEDIDITAQQNLLVVKGQKPEPQDREYLHVGIANRGFERRFELADFVRVEAADLADGLLTIDLVREVPEAMKPKKVLIGAHNPLKVIEGDNTAAA; translated from the coding sequence ATGAACCGTTTCGACTTCACCCCCTATCGTCGCACCACCGTGGGCTTCGACCGCCTGTTCGACCTGCTCGAACGCCAGGCGCGCGCCAATTCGGGCGACAACTACCCGCCCTTCAACATCGAGCGCAGCGGCGACGATGCCTATCGCATCACGCTCGCCGTCGCCGGGTTCAAGGCGGAGGATATCGACATCACCGCCCAGCAGAACCTGCTCGTGGTCAAGGGCCAGAAGCCGGAACCGCAGGATCGCGAATACCTTCACGTCGGCATCGCGAACCGCGGGTTCGAGCGCCGCTTCGAACTGGCCGACTTCGTCCGCGTCGAAGCCGCCGACCTCGCCGACGGCCTGCTGACCATCGACCTCGTGCGCGAAGTGCCCGAGGCAATGAAGCCCAAGAAGGTGCTGATCGGCGCCCATAACCCGCTCAAGGTGATCGAGGGCGACAACACCGCCGCCGCCTGA
- a CDS encoding ABC-F family ATP-binding cassette domain-containing protein: protein MPASITVSSLSWSTPDGRPVLSGLDLSFAAERTGIVGRNGTGKSTLLRLIAGELAPSSGRIVVNGTIAVLRQIVARNPGETLAEALGIADDLALLRRAEQGLASVDDLERADWTLESRLAEAFAQAGLAATAQTPVATLSGGQQTRAGLAAAILADPDFLLLDEPTNNLDAEGRESLGAFLAGWRKGALVVSHDRHLLEGMDAVVELTSLGATRYGGPYSHYRERKDLELATARQERDLAERALGQVRESAQTARERKDRRDGVGQKKARKGDMPRILIGARKERAENTTGSNARLAEREAAEAAERLAEARARLEVVEPLRVELLPTGLAASRTVVELIDVTFGHGDAPPLFSALDLAVVGPERIAITGPNGAGKSSLIHLIAGNLKPRAGSVRVPVPFALLDQHASLLDPALSIVGNLRKLKPDLDENAARAALARFGFRASAADQTVSTLSGGQAIRAALACVLAGTPPHLLLLDEPTNHLDLDAIQAIEAGLSAYDGALIAVSHDVAFLDAIAITRRVTLE from the coding sequence ATGCCCGCTTCGATAACTGTCTCCTCTCTTTCCTGGTCCACGCCTGACGGCCGGCCGGTCCTTTCCGGCCTCGACCTCTCTTTCGCTGCTGAACGCACCGGCATTGTTGGCCGCAACGGCACCGGCAAGTCCACTCTGCTGCGTCTGATCGCCGGAGAGCTTGCGCCGTCATCCGGCAGGATCGTCGTCAATGGAACGATCGCCGTCCTGCGCCAGATCGTGGCCCGCAACCCCGGCGAGACGCTGGCCGAGGCATTGGGCATTGCCGACGATCTTGCACTCCTGCGCCGTGCGGAACAGGGGCTTGCCAGCGTCGATGATCTCGAACGCGCCGACTGGACCCTGGAGAGCCGCCTGGCCGAGGCCTTTGCCCAGGCCGGCCTTGCCGCCACCGCGCAGACCCCCGTCGCCACGTTGTCGGGCGGCCAGCAGACCCGTGCCGGGCTTGCCGCCGCGATCCTTGCCGATCCCGACTTCCTCCTGCTCGACGAACCGACCAACAACCTCGATGCCGAAGGACGCGAAAGCCTTGGCGCATTCCTTGCGGGCTGGCGCAAGGGCGCGCTGGTGGTCAGCCACGACCGCCACCTCCTCGAAGGAATGGACGCCGTGGTCGAGCTGACCTCGCTTGGCGCGACGCGCTATGGCGGGCCATACAGCCACTACCGCGAACGCAAGGATCTGGAACTCGCCACCGCGCGCCAGGAACGCGATCTCGCGGAACGGGCGCTCGGCCAGGTGCGCGAAAGCGCGCAGACCGCGCGTGAGCGAAAGGACCGGCGCGATGGCGTCGGCCAGAAGAAGGCGCGCAAGGGCGACATGCCGCGCATCCTGATCGGCGCGCGCAAGGAGCGGGCGGAAAACACCACCGGATCCAACGCCCGTCTCGCCGAACGCGAGGCCGCCGAAGCAGCCGAGCGCCTCGCCGAAGCCCGCGCTCGCCTCGAAGTGGTCGAACCCCTGCGGGTCGAACTCCTCCCCACAGGGCTCGCCGCCTCGCGAACGGTGGTCGAACTCATCGACGTCACCTTTGGCCATGGCGATGCTCCGCCGCTGTTCTCCGCTCTCGATCTTGCCGTCGTGGGACCGGAACGCATCGCCATCACCGGCCCCAACGGTGCAGGGAAATCGAGCCTGATCCATCTGATCGCCGGCAACCTGAAACCGCGCGCCGGCAGCGTCCGGGTGCCGGTGCCCTTCGCCCTGCTGGACCAGCACGCCAGCCTGCTCGATCCCGCCCTGAGCATCGTCGGCAACCTCCGAAAGCTAAAGCCAGACCTGGACGAGAACGCCGCCCGCGCGGCGCTGGCCCGCTTCGGTTTCCGGGCAAGTGCGGCGGACCAGACGGTGTCGACGCTAAGCGGCGGCCAGGCGATCCGCGCCGCGCTGGCCTGCGTCCTTGCGGGAACGCCCCCGCATCTTCTGCTGCTGGACGAGCCGACCAACCATCTCGACCTCGACGCCATCCAGGCGATCGAGGCAGGGCTGTCCGCCTACGATGGCGCGCTGATAGCGGTAAGCCACGACGTGGCGTTCCTCGATGCCATCGCCATCACGCGCCGGGTCACGCTGGAATAG
- a CDS encoding Crp/Fnr family transcriptional regulator: MDAARLAQALTAQSLFADCEQAELSDIIGRGQVRTFKPGQELMAQGEEGKTLFIVLSGLARVSMVAANGREIILDYAEAGHVLGEIAFLDGGERTASVEAIEPVEALVLTRSAFAEIIDRHKGLSLRLLKAMARRLRQNNAVIEADRAYTSGPRLARFLLRLMMGEGSDAGAQLKIALSQGELGNFAGMSREQINRQLSAWAENGIVALKGGRVTILDREALVDVAEAW, encoded by the coding sequence ATGGACGCGGCGAGGCTGGCACAGGCACTGACGGCACAGAGCCTGTTCGCGGATTGCGAGCAGGCCGAGCTTTCGGACATCATCGGGCGCGGTCAGGTCCGAACCTTCAAGCCCGGCCAGGAACTCATGGCGCAGGGCGAGGAGGGCAAGACGCTCTTCATCGTGCTGAGCGGCCTTGCGCGCGTCAGCATGGTGGCCGCCAATGGTCGCGAAATCATCCTCGACTATGCCGAGGCGGGCCATGTCCTGGGCGAGATCGCGTTTCTCGACGGCGGGGAACGGACGGCCTCGGTCGAGGCGATCGAGCCGGTCGAGGCGCTGGTGCTGACGCGCAGCGCCTTTGCCGAGATCATCGACCGTCACAAGGGCCTGTCGCTGCGCCTGCTGAAGGCGATGGCGCGGCGACTTCGCCAGAACAACGCGGTGATCGAAGCCGACAGGGCCTATACGTCCGGGCCGAGGCTTGCGCGGTTCCTGCTGCGCCTGATGATGGGCGAGGGTTCGGATGCCGGGGCGCAGCTCAAGATCGCGCTGAGCCAGGGCGAACTGGGCAACTTCGCCGGCATGTCGCGAGAGCAGATCAACCGGCAGCTTTCCGCCTGGGCCGAGAACGGCATCGTTGCGCTGAAGGGGGGCAGGGTGACGATCCTCGACCGCGAGGCGCTGGTCGATGTCGCGGAGGCCTGGTAG
- a CDS encoding CTP synthase translates to MARYIFITGGVVSSLGKGLMAASLAALLQARGFRVRIRKFDPYLNVDPGTMSPYQHGEVYVTDDGAETDLDLGHYERFTGVSARQADNITSGRIYRDIITKERRGDYLGATVQVIPHVTDAIKDFAQAETEDLDFVLCEIGGTVGDIEGLPFIEALRQLHNELDRDQTCFVHVTLVPYIAAAGELKTKPTQHSVRELTGLGIQPDILLCRCEKPLPEGERAKIAQFCNVRKSAVIPALDASSIYAVPLQYHAEGLDGEVLRHFGLTAPDPDLARWEDIVDRYQNPEGEVTIGVVGKYVGLQDAYKSLNEALAHGGMANRVKVRVKWLDAELFEKGDDEIAAQLEPMHGILVPGGFGERGTEGKIASVRFARERKVPFFGICLGMQMACVEGARNTAGIAGASSTEFGPTDEPVVGIITEWMTAEGLEKRSEGGDLGGTMRLGAYEAHLAGNSHVANIYGSTVISERHRHRYEVNVAYKERLEKGGLVFSGMSPDGLLPEIVERPDHPWFIGVQFHPELKSRPFEPHPLFKGFIAAAVKQARLV, encoded by the coding sequence ATGGCGCGGTACATATTCATCACCGGCGGCGTGGTTTCCTCGCTCGGCAAGGGACTCATGGCAGCGAGCCTCGCGGCTCTGTTGCAGGCACGCGGATTTCGCGTGCGCATCCGCAAGTTCGACCCCTATCTGAACGTCGATCCGGGGACGATGAGCCCCTATCAGCACGGCGAGGTCTACGTGACCGACGACGGCGCCGAGACCGACCTCGACCTCGGCCACTACGAACGCTTCACCGGCGTTTCGGCGCGGCAGGCGGACAACATCACTTCGGGCCGCATCTATCGCGATATCATCACGAAGGAGCGGCGCGGCGACTATCTCGGCGCGACGGTCCAGGTGATTCCGCACGTGACCGATGCGATCAAGGACTTCGCCCAGGCCGAGACCGAGGATCTCGACTTCGTGCTGTGCGAGATCGGCGGCACCGTGGGCGACATCGAGGGTCTGCCCTTCATCGAGGCGCTGCGTCAGCTCCACAACGAGCTTGACCGCGACCAGACCTGTTTCGTCCACGTGACGCTGGTGCCCTACATCGCGGCGGCGGGCGAGCTGAAGACCAAGCCGACCCAGCATTCCGTGCGCGAACTGACCGGGCTTGGCATCCAGCCGGACATCCTGCTTTGCCGCTGCGAGAAGCCGCTTCCGGAGGGTGAGCGCGCCAAGATCGCGCAGTTCTGCAACGTGCGCAAATCGGCGGTCATTCCCGCGCTCGACGCTTCGAGCATCTATGCGGTGCCGTTGCAGTATCACGCCGAGGGGCTGGACGGCGAAGTGCTGCGCCACTTCGGCCTGACCGCTCCGGACCCGGACCTGGCGCGGTGGGAAGACATCGTCGACCGCTACCAGAACCCCGAGGGCGAAGTGACGATCGGCGTGGTCGGCAAGTATGTCGGCCTGCAGGACGCCTACAAGTCGCTCAACGAGGCGCTGGCGCATGGCGGCATGGCCAATCGCGTCAAGGTGCGGGTCAAGTGGCTCGACGCCGAGCTTTTCGAGAAGGGCGACGACGAGATCGCCGCGCAGCTCGAGCCGATGCACGGCATTCTCGTGCCCGGCGGCTTCGGCGAGCGCGGGACCGAAGGCAAGATCGCCTCGGTGCGCTTTGCGCGCGAACGCAAGGTGCCGTTCTTCGGCATCTGCCTCGGCATGCAGATGGCCTGCGTCGAGGGGGCCCGCAACACGGCGGGGATCGCGGGCGCTTCGTCGACAGAGTTCGGGCCGACCGACGAGCCGGTCGTGGGCATCATCACCGAGTGGATGACCGCCGAAGGGCTTGAGAAACGCTCCGAAGGCGGGGATCTGGGCGGCACCATGCGCCTGGGCGCGTATGAGGCGCACCTTGCAGGCAACAGTCACGTCGCCAACATCTATGGCAGCACCGTGATCAGCGAACGGCATCGCCACCGCTACGAAGTGAACGTCGCCTACAAGGAACGGCTGGAAAAGGGCGGGCTGGTGTTTTCGGGCATGTCGCCCGACGGACTGCTCCCCGAGATCGTGGAGCGTCCCGACCATCCGTGGTTCATCGGTGTGCAGTTCCATCCCGAACTGAAGAGCCGTCCGTTCGAGCCGCACCCGCTGTTCAAGGGGTTCATCGCGGCCGCAGTCAAGCAGGCGCGTCTGGTTTAA
- the secG gene encoding preprotein translocase subunit SecG, with amino-acid sequence MSLFIFLTVVQAIIAALLVVVILMQKSEGGGLGVGGSPAGFMSARGAADFMTRATTVLASLFVLLSIILAALAVGATSGREIDTSLERATPVQNAPAADPLAPAQGAPAPAQQQAPAQQAPADPLKGAAGQ; translated from the coding sequence ATGTCGCTGTTCATTTTCCTTACCGTGGTCCAGGCGATCATCGCGGCGCTGCTTGTCGTGGTGATCCTGATGCAGAAGTCCGAAGGCGGTGGTCTTGGCGTTGGCGGCAGCCCGGCGGGCTTCATGTCGGCACGCGGCGCGGCGGACTTCATGACCCGGGCGACGACAGTTCTCGCCTCGCTGTTCGTGCTGCTCAGCATCATCCTTGCCGCACTTGCGGTCGGCGCGACCTCGGGCCGCGAGATCGACACCTCGCTTGAACGCGCGACGCCGGTTCAGAACGCGCCCGCCGCCGATCCGCTCGCTCCGGCGCAGGGTGCTCCGGCTCCGGCCCAGCAGCAGGCGCCCGCGCAGCAGGCTCCGGCCGATCCGCTCAAGGGCGCGGCTGGCCAGTAA
- the tpiA gene encoding triose-phosphate isomerase translates to MSHRPYIVGNWKMNGSRAMLAEARAIDRAAGRYPDVQVAIAPPFTLIGALREAVSAMGVGGQDCHTEVKGAHTGDVSAAMLVDTGADFAILGHSERRKDHGENDALVKAKAEAALTAGLDIIVCVGETLDQRDAGKAEAVVSSQVDGSLPSPETAAEAVAAGKVAVAYEPVWAIGTGRVAAVEDVVTMHAAIRARLVALYGESGSKVRILYGGSVNSGNAAELLAADGVGGALVGGASLTAEAFLPIVAAAGTGEA, encoded by the coding sequence ATGTCGCATCGTCCTTACATTGTCGGAAACTGGAAGATGAACGGGAGCCGCGCCATGCTGGCCGAAGCCCGCGCGATCGACCGGGCGGCGGGGCGCTATCCCGACGTGCAGGTGGCCATCGCCCCTCCGTTCACCCTGATCGGCGCGCTGCGCGAAGCGGTGAGCGCCATGGGCGTGGGCGGGCAGGACTGCCACACCGAGGTCAAGGGCGCGCATACCGGCGACGTCTCGGCAGCGATGCTGGTCGACACCGGGGCCGACTTCGCGATTCTAGGCCACAGCGAGCGCCGCAAGGATCACGGCGAGAACGACGCGCTGGTCAAGGCCAAGGCCGAAGCGGCGCTGACGGCGGGCCTCGACATCATCGTATGTGTCGGCGAAACGCTGGACCAGCGCGACGCGGGCAAGGCGGAGGCGGTTGTCTCATCGCAGGTCGACGGTTCGCTTCCTTCACCGGAAACGGCCGCCGAGGCAGTTGCAGCGGGTAAGGTCGCGGTTGCCTATGAGCCGGTCTGGGCCATCGGCACCGGCCGCGTGGCCGCTGTCGAGGACGTGGTGACGATGCACGCCGCAATCCGCGCCCGCCTCGTCGCGCTTTATGGTGAATCCGGCAGCAAGGTCCGCATTCTCTACGGCGGTTCGGTGAATTCCGGAAACGCCGCGGAACTGCTGGCGGCGGACGGCGTCGGCGGCGCGCTGGTCGGCGGCGCGAGCCTGACGGCCGAGGCGTTCCTGCCCATCGTCGCGGCGGCGGGTACCGGCGAAGCCTGA